The DNA region CGTATCATAGGCAACCAAGTCTTGCCCCACACTACCATTGGCAGGACGTTCTAAGGTCGTATAAGACGCTCCGCCATCCATCCACCGAACGGGACCGAAGCCCTCAGCACCAAAATGCCCGCTAAATAATTGATCGAACGTAAGCATTCCGGATGCTGGATTTTGGGCGAAGAGCCATCCACTTCCGGCGAGCATTACAAAAAGACAAAAGCGCAAATAGGATCTCATGGAATTTTCGTTTGGATCGTAATGATAAAAGATAATAGTAATCTACAAAAGAACCCGGCAAAGCAACAGAATTATTTTTCTCAGGGTAACAATCGGCAAGCATGAAGGACGATGATCACCAAAGAACAAATACACAATCTTATTGTATCAGACAAAAATGATCCTATGAAATATAGTAAAACATCGCATTTGGTCTATTAAGGCTTGTGTGGTACAATATAGAAAGGCCAAGGTAAAGCAACCACAATGCCGCACCATTAAAGAAGGCGGGCATTGCCTTTGAAAAAGTGATTAGTGGCAATATGTGGATAAAAAAGGCAATTTTTATCCATTCTGCCAATTTTTTCGCTCCTGTTCCACGTGTGTCAGTAAAACCGTGACACCATATTTTTCTTCGAGGTGTTGTGCCATGCGGTCGGCGCAATAAACCGACCGATGCTGTCCACCCGTACAACCAAAATTGATCATCAGATTCGTAAAACCTCGTGAAAGGTACTTTTCCACCTGCATGTTCACGAGATGGTAACAGCCCTCCAGAAAGTATAACACGTCACTCTCGGCCAGCAAAAAGTCCTTAACCGCCTGGTCTCGGCCTGTCAGCCGCTTATAGGGTTCATACTTTCCGGGATTATGGATAGCGCGGCAATCAAAGACAAACCCCCCACCGTTGCCAGACCGGTCTTCGGGGATCCCTTTCTTGTAGGAAAAACTCGTTACGATCACTTGTAAGTGTTTGTTTTCTTGGCGCTTAGGCGTATTTTCTGGCTTGACAGGTTCGGATTTTTGCGGCGCTGAAATGGCCCCCACTTCCCTCAGTTCGGGATTTTCTACCATCTGCTGGATAACCCCCAATAGCGCTGGTAGGGCAACGGGGAGGTCTGCTTTTTCCATCCACCATGCTAAGTTTTCTATGGCCGGGGGCAGGCTCTGCAGAAAATGAGGTCGGTGTTCAATCCAGCCTCGAAAGCCATATGCACCAATGGTTTGAAGCGTCCGAATCAACACAAATCCCATAAAAAAGTCCCAAAACTCTTTTCGGTTTACCGCCGTTCGGGTTTCCAATACATCTAAATAGTGGTTGACCAATTCGGTGCGGATTTCATGCGGGATGCGTGCCTTTGCCTGAAAGAGGAGCGAAACAAGATCGTAGTGCAGTGGTCCTCGGCGCCCCCCCTGAAAATCAATAAAAAAGGGTGCGTCGTTTACGAGCAGAATATTTCGTGCCTGAAAATCTCGGTACATAAAATAATCTGCCCGCGCCGATCCCAAGTAGCCAGACAAACGATTAAAATCATCCTCTAATGCCTGCTCATCAAATCGGGTTTTGAGTTTCGCTACATAATATTTAAAGTAGTTCAGGTCCCAAGCCATAGACTGCTTGTCGAAATCCGAACGCGGGTAACACACCGAATAGTCCAATCCTTCACCTCCGTCTATCTGGAACCGCACCAATTCCGTAAGGGCCTTTTGGTAAGTCGTTACCGGAAAAGGCTTGTCTTTGCATTCTTTGAGCAGATGGTCTAACAAGGACCGGTCGCCCAAGTCGCCCACAAGATACAGATGCCCCGCTTCATGTTCCCCCAAAACGGGTGCAACATGCAAGCCCTTGGCATGAAAATGACGGGCAAATGTCAGAAAAGCACGGTTCTCGGCCAAATTGGGGCCATATGCACCGATAGCACTGTGGGTGTCGTTGAATAACCGGTAATACCGACGCTCCGAGCCAGAAGGGGGAATTTCGGTAATACGGACTTCGGAACTACCTGCCCACTGGCAGAACAAGTCGGATAAAATTTCGCGGTTTGGGTCAAACACAACAAGACAAAATTGAGGCGTGGGAAGAAACAAGCAATAGCTAAAAAGAGAAAAGACGTTCCAAACCAGATTAGAACGCCTCTTTCAGGGGGTGGGCCCGGAGGGATTTGAACCCCCGACCAAGGGATTATGAGTCCCCTGCTCTAACCGCTGAGCTACAGGCCCGCAAGTCTTGTAAAATACGGTAGCAGTCCCCAAAAAACAAAGGGATTTTCTTTAAGCCGTCGTAAAAACGTATTTTTTTCATCTCTTGTAAGCCCTAAAACGAACCCAATGGTTTAGCCTAAGTGGAAGAGTTCCAATTTTTCGACCTCCACGCAATGTGAGCGATCCAAAGACTCCTCTAAGTCCACTACAGGAGCATCCAGCGAAAGCCTTGGGCGTAAAACATCCTCCCGAAGCCAATTGTACGTATCCAACCCGATCGGGGTATCGGGCGAGCCAATATAGGAGGCGAGGGCCAACAAGGCTTGTATGCCCACTCCACTTTCAAACGAAGAAGAAAGTACGACCGGAAGACCACTTTCCAAATACCACGAGGCGGGGCGTACCGAGAGCATAGGTTTATAGATGAGGACTGCCGGACGGAAAGAGGTTTGTTGTAGTTTGTCCCATGCGCGGTCGCGTAAACTCTCGTCTAATGCAATGGGCATTCCCGTCAAACGTGCAAATTCCGGTAGATGTCGGCTGCTCTTGAGTGGCTCTTCGATGTACTCGATGGGGACACCGTGCAGTTGTTCCGCAAACAATAGGGCCTCTTTTAAAGTCCAGGCACGGTTGGCATCCAAGCGTAAAGCACATCCTTCGCCCATGATTGCTGCCACCCGACGTACCAAGGCCGCATCTTGTGCTGGTTTTCCGATCCCTACTTTTACCTTTACCGCTTGGTACCCTTGTTCTGCGGCTTGTTCCGCACGATGCACACACGCCTCCGGCAACCCGGTCAAAAGCATCGTGAGTCGTACTGTTTTTCGTGCGGTATTATAACGAGGAAGGCCATTTTTTTGGGATTGAAGGTCTGAGAAAGCGGTATCCAGCCCAAACTTGACGGAAGGATACCAGTTTTTAAACGGAAGCGGCGGTGGATTGAGCCTGTTCTTTGTACGCAAATGCCCCAATTGCAACACGATTTCCGGAATGGTCTCGTGGCTGAATCCAGGCAGAGGGGCTGCCTCCCCCCAGCCTTCAAAGCCATCTGCATCGGTCAAGCGAAGCAACAAGCCTGTACGGGTTATTTGTAGTTGCCCGCCCATCCGAATCGGGGATGTGAACGGTATTTGGTAGCGAAACAGGGATAATTCTTGGAGCATAGGTATTGGATTTTGCAGAATTTAACGCAAAGCCCATCCAATACAAAACAGTAGGCTATATATAAGCAACAAACGGGCAGTAGCACCCAACCGTGGATTGAGCGCCACGCCATCTTCCCGAAACAGGGCGAGAATCAACGGGGTCGCTGGGATCAAAATCAGTAGTTCCAATAAAACAAACGGATGCTTTCCCTCGATCAGGTAAAGAACAATAGGCATGAGTATGGCAGTGACCACGCAGAGGGTGTACCATATATTTCCAAATGTGCGGCCAAAACGTACAATGAGGGTTTTTTTGTCGGCCTTGGCATCTTCGAGCATGTCTCGTCGGTTATTCACTACCAAAATTGCAACGGAAAGCAGACCTGGTCCTAAGCCCGCCAAAATGGGCCACAATGGCAGAACGAGTGCCTGCACGTAGTAGGTTCCCCCCACGGCTACCGGGCCAAAGAATACCAGTACAAAAAAATCTGCCAGTCCTGTATAGGCAAGGGCATAACGGCCTACCGTATAAGTGATTCCAGAAAAAATAGCGACAATGCCTAAAAGTAAAATGGGCCAACCGCCGCGATACACCAGATAAAGTCCCAAGAAGAAGGCCAGTGAAAAGGCCAAGATGGCGCCATTCCGAACGGCATTCGCGGATAAAAGTCCGGCTTGGGTGGCGCGCCTCGGACCTTTGCGTTCTGCGGTATCAGCCCCCTTAAAAAAATCAGCATAGTCGTTGGTCAGATTTGTCCCAATTTGGATCAAGACGGCACCGAGTGCTGCCACTATTGCGGAAGGGGCATGAAATAAACCATCAGACCATGCCATTGTCGTACCAATGAGTACGGGTGCCAAGGCAGCTGGAAGGGTTTTGGGGCGTATGGCTTCCCACCAAATATGGATAGGCGACATGTTTTTTTGGTTTAGGTCTATGGTTTACCAAAGGACCGCTCCGGCACGACGATCCATTTTATACAAGCCATACAGCTCTTCGCTGAGTGGCTCAAGGGGGGCTTTTTGATATATCCCGCCTTTTATCGGTTGCTTGGTCAGCAAGTGATTCCACGTTCGAATATAAAAGCGTATGGGTATTTCGGAGGCCTCTATATGTTCTTTTATCCGAACGTGTTTGGGCTGGGTAGCTTCATAAGCGGCATCAGCGGGTGCTGTTTCATAGACAACACCTGTTGGGCCTGCGCCCGATACCCTTATGGTCAACGCCTCTACATCGGCAACAGCTCCATAAAAAGCCCACCGCCACGCACGATAACAAAAGTCCACCAAGGCGATTGGATGGGTTTCGTCTTGCCAAACCGGGTGGTACGTAAAATAATACTGTCCTTTTTGTGCCTGTACCTGATACCAAACGGCCAAGAGCGGCTCGGTTGGCTTTTCTTTGGCCACATATATTTCAGGACGAAAGTTGGCAGCCCAAGCCGCTGCCGACTGTGTGCGCCCCATCAGATGAAGCGCCGCATCCGGTGCAACAACCGGAAAGGTGCGTGACCTTCCACCTGTAACGCGGGCAAGAACCCAAATACCAAATACCAAGAAAATACATACTCCTACAACCCAACGAAGCATACGCATAAGGATCGCTTAAAAATGTCGGAAGCCATTTGATGCGATGGGCATGGTACTACCGTCTTGTAATTCCAGATGGAGACCTTCCTCTGGATGGGTGATGGTTCCAATTACCGTAAAAAGAGTTTCGTCCAACAAGACGGCTTCATCCGGTGTTACCGTAAAGAGTACCTCGTAGTCATCCCCGCCGTAAAGGGCAAACGTTTCCGGATCTTCACCAAACTGCTCGGCCACTTCACGGGTCAGGATTTCGATGGGGACTTTTGCCATTTGTAGCAAAGCCCCCACGTTAGACCGCTCACAAAGATGGTTGATCTCGGAGGCAAGGCCATCAGAAACATCTATCGCAGCGGAAGGCACAATTTGATTTTCACGCCAGTTTCGAACCATATCCAAACGTGCTGTTGGAGAAAGCGATCGTTGAATTACGTAATCAAAAGCACTTAGATCAGGTGAATGACCCTCTCCTTTTGCCGCCTCAAACCGTTTTTTCTCTTCCAGCAATATCCGCAATCCAGCATAGGCTGCACCGACATCCCCAGTCACACACACCAAATCACCCGGACGTGCCCCGCTCCGATACGCTACTTGCGACGCTTCGGCCTCGCCAATCGCCGTAATAGAAATCACCAATTGTCTGGAAGCAGTGGTATCGCCACCAATCAGGTCCATTCCATACAAGGCACACGCCCGCTCCACCCCCTGATACAGGTCTTCCACCATCTCCACCGACATGTTGTGCGGAACCCCCAACGACATCGTGGCATACTGCGGTAGGGCATTCATTGCACAAACATCACTCGCATTTACCGATATGGCTTTGAAACCCAGATACCGTAATGGGTGGAACATGCGGTCAAAGTGAACATTTTCGATCAGCATATCGGAGGTCACCACGTGTACCCGCGAATCTGTAACCGGATACACAGCCGCGTCGTCACCGATGCCTTTCAGCAATGGGTTACGTGGCTTGCCCAGCAGTTCGCCAATGCGCTGTATAAGGCCAAATTCGCCCAAATCCGAAATAGGGGTGAAGTGCTGCATCTGTTTTATACTTTCCAAGGAGTTAACAAAGTTTGTAAAGTACGGTATTTAACGGCGTTGCGAGGTGAAATGACGTTGAGGTGCAGGACCATGTTCAAGGCGCCAATGGGGTGAATACTATAGTTCTGTGAGATCGTATCTATTATATCGTTTATAAACATAAAAACTATATTAACAAATACTTATATGATAAACTTTATTTCGATTATGCACTGATGTGCGCTTAAAATAATAAAATTTGCCGTGCTGGATATACATTCTTATGTTTGTAGTCAAATGACTTCACAATAAACTTAACAACGTCTTCATAATGAACTTAAGACGTGACGTATTCCAAGCTTTAGCAGACCCGACCAGAAGGGCTATCCTTTTGTTGCTCGGCTCGCAATCTATGACCGCAGGCGTAATTGCTTCCAACTTCGATACTGCAAGGCCGACCGTTTCAAAACACCTGCAAATTCTGACAGAGTACGAACTTCTGATACAAGAACAACAAGGACGGCAAATCTATTATCACCTAAATGCTAACAAAATGAAAGAAATTGCCGATTTCATAGAGCCGTTCAGAAAAATGTGGGATGATAGATTTGATAAATTGGAAAAAGTCATGAAG from Bacteroidetes Order II. bacterium includes:
- a CDS encoding phosphotransferase — its product is MFDPNREILSDLFCQWAGSSEVRITEIPPSGSERRYYRLFNDTHSAIGAYGPNLAENRAFLTFARHFHAKGLHVAPVLGEHEAGHLYLVGDLGDRSLLDHLLKECKDKPFPVTTYQKALTELVRFQIDGGEGLDYSVCYPRSDFDKQSMAWDLNYFKYYVAKLKTRFDEQALEDDFNRLSGYLGSARADYFMYRDFQARNILLVNDAPFFIDFQGGRRGPLHYDLVSLLFQAKARIPHEIRTELVNHYLDVLETRTAVNRKEFWDFFMGFVLIRTLQTIGAYGFRGWIEHRPHFLQSLPPAIENLAWWMEKADLPVALPALLGVIQQMVENPELREVGAISAPQKSEPVKPENTPKRQENKHLQVIVTSFSYKKGIPEDRSGNGGGFVFDCRAIHNPGKYEPYKRLTGRDQAVKDFLLAESDVLYFLEGCYHLVNMQVEKYLSRGFTNLMINFGCTGGQHRSVYCADRMAQHLEEKYGVTVLLTHVEQERKNWQNG
- the menC gene encoding o-succinylbenzoate synthase — its product is MLQELSLFRYQIPFTSPIRMGGQLQITRTGLLLRLTDADGFEGWGEAAPLPGFSHETIPEIVLQLGHLRTKNRLNPPPLPFKNWYPSVKFGLDTAFSDLQSQKNGLPRYNTARKTVRLTMLLTGLPEACVHRAEQAAEQGYQAVKVKVGIGKPAQDAALVRRVAAIMGEGCALRLDANRAWTLKEALLFAEQLHGVPIEYIEEPLKSSRHLPEFARLTGMPIALDESLRDRAWDKLQQTSFRPAVLIYKPMLSVRPASWYLESGLPVVLSSSFESGVGIQALLALASYIGSPDTPIGLDTYNWLREDVLRPRLSLDAPVVDLEESLDRSHCVEVEKLELFHLG
- a CDS encoding 1,4-dihydroxy-2-naphthoate polyprenyltransferase, giving the protein MSPIHIWWEAIRPKTLPAALAPVLIGTTMAWSDGLFHAPSAIVAALGAVLIQIGTNLTNDYADFFKGADTAERKGPRRATQAGLLSANAVRNGAILAFSLAFFLGLYLVYRGGWPILLLGIVAIFSGITYTVGRYALAYTGLADFFVLVFFGPVAVGGTYYVQALVLPLWPILAGLGPGLLSVAILVVNNRRDMLEDAKADKKTLIVRFGRTFGNIWYTLCVVTAILMPIVLYLIEGKHPFVLLELLILIPATPLILALFREDGVALNPRLGATARLLLIYSLLFCIGWALR
- the thiL gene encoding thiamine-phosphate kinase; its protein translation is MQHFTPISDLGEFGLIQRIGELLGKPRNPLLKGIGDDAAVYPVTDSRVHVVTSDMLIENVHFDRMFHPLRYLGFKAISVNASDVCAMNALPQYATMSLGVPHNMSVEMVEDLYQGVERACALYGMDLIGGDTTASRQLVISITAIGEAEASQVAYRSGARPGDLVCVTGDVGAAYAGLRILLEEKKRFEAAKGEGHSPDLSAFDYVIQRSLSPTARLDMVRNWRENQIVPSAAIDVSDGLASEINHLCERSNVGALLQMAKVPIEILTREVAEQFGEDPETFALYGGDDYEVLFTVTPDEAVLLDETLFTVIGTITHPEEGLHLELQDGSTMPIASNGFRHF
- a CDS encoding winged helix-turn-helix transcriptional regulator, with the protein product MNLRRDVFQALADPTRRAILLLLGSQSMTAGVIASNFDTARPTVSKHLQILTEYELLIQEQQGRQIYYHLNANKMKEIADFIEPFRKMWDDRFDKLEKVMKSHHAAK